The proteins below come from a single Streptococcus canis genomic window:
- the glgB gene encoding 1,4-alpha-glucan branching protein GlgB has protein sequence MDNELALYTFGTGDNIYLQDYLGVHRVKTDHKVAYVFRVWAPNAEEVSLIGDFTNWKESPLAMIKHEAGVWEVTTALAKEGDIYKYLVKRQGGHLVEKIDPLAFLFEARPGTGAIVKTLPDKKWKDSLWMGRRKRFGFKKRPVNIYEVHANSWKKDETGKPYDMSRLKEELIPYLKKMNYTHVEFLPVMTHPLDMSWGYQLMGYFAFDATFGRPEDFQDFVEACHLNNIGVIVDWVPGHFTQNDDALAYFDGTPTFEYQDHHRAHNYGWGALNFDLGKNQVQSFLISSALFWLETYHIDGIRVDAVSNMLYLDYDQGPWTPNIHGGNQNLEGIAFLQKLNRVIKEHHPDVMMIAEESSSATPITSSITEGGLGFDYKWNMGWMNDILRFYEEDPYYRQFDFNLLTFSFVYCFNERYILPFSHDEVVHGKKSMMHKMWGDRYNQFAGLRNLYAYQICHPGKKLLFMGSEFGQFLEWKYNDQLEWHDLEDHFNAKLQFFTAELNQFYKDHNMLWQNDETYDGIDIIDADNKEESVLSFCRVNNKGELLLCIFNMTPVERPGFTIGVPLAGTYEEVFNTELECYGGVWKEHNPITKTVKDAWKNYNHTLSFTLPALGASIWKVKRRQKD, from the coding sequence ATGGATAATGAGTTAGCGCTGTATACATTTGGTACTGGTGACAATATCTACTTACAAGATTATTTAGGGGTTCATCGGGTTAAAACCGATCATAAAGTAGCTTATGTATTCAGGGTTTGGGCTCCAAATGCAGAAGAAGTTAGTCTTATCGGTGATTTTACGAACTGGAAAGAAAGCCCCCTTGCCATGATAAAACATGAAGCAGGGGTTTGGGAAGTCACTACGGCCCTTGCTAAAGAAGGCGATATTTACAAATATTTAGTTAAACGTCAAGGTGGCCATCTGGTTGAGAAAATAGATCCGCTTGCTTTCTTGTTTGAGGCTAGGCCAGGAACAGGTGCTATTGTGAAAACCTTGCCTGATAAAAAATGGAAAGATAGCTTATGGATGGGGCGTCGGAAACGCTTTGGTTTCAAGAAAAGACCTGTTAATATTTATGAAGTTCATGCCAATTCGTGGAAAAAAGACGAGACAGGCAAACCATACGACATGTCACGCTTGAAAGAAGAGCTCATTCCTTACCTCAAAAAGATGAACTACACCCATGTTGAATTTTTGCCCGTTATGACTCATCCTTTGGACATGAGTTGGGGGTATCAACTAATGGGCTACTTTGCCTTTGATGCGACCTTTGGAAGACCAGAAGATTTTCAGGATTTTGTAGAGGCCTGTCACCTGAACAATATTGGAGTGATTGTTGACTGGGTACCGGGGCATTTTACCCAAAATGATGATGCCTTGGCATATTTTGATGGGACACCAACATTTGAATACCAAGATCATCACCGAGCCCATAATTATGGCTGGGGTGCTTTAAATTTTGATTTAGGGAAAAATCAGGTGCAATCTTTCTTAATCTCCAGTGCCTTATTTTGGTTAGAAACCTATCATATTGATGGTATTCGAGTAGATGCCGTTAGTAATATGTTGTACTTGGACTATGACCAAGGTCCGTGGACGCCTAATATTCATGGGGGGAATCAAAATCTTGAAGGTATTGCCTTTCTTCAAAAACTCAATCGAGTAATCAAAGAACATCATCCAGATGTTATGATGATTGCAGAAGAGTCCTCCTCAGCAACACCTATTACCAGCTCGATTACAGAAGGCGGTCTAGGCTTTGACTACAAATGGAACATGGGTTGGATGAATGATATTCTACGTTTTTATGAAGAAGACCCTTATTACCGTCAATTTGATTTTAACCTCCTAACCTTTAGTTTTGTTTATTGTTTCAATGAACGCTATATCTTACCTTTTTCTCATGACGAGGTGGTTCACGGAAAGAAGAGCATGATGCACAAAATGTGGGGAGACCGTTATAATCAATTTGCAGGGCTCCGTAATCTTTATGCCTATCAAATCTGCCATCCAGGTAAGAAACTACTATTTATGGGTTCTGAATTTGGGCAGTTTTTAGAATGGAAGTATAATGACCAGCTAGAATGGCATGACTTAGAGGATCATTTTAATGCGAAACTGCAATTCTTTACAGCTGAATTGAATCAATTCTACAAGGACCATAATATGTTATGGCAAAATGACGAAACCTATGATGGGATTGACATCATTGATGCTGATAATAAAGAAGAATCAGTTCTATCTTTCTGTCGAGTCAATAACAAAGGGGAATTGTTGTTGTGTATCTTTAACATGACGCCTGTTGAACGACCAGGCTTTACGATTGGTGTGCCTCTTGCTGGTACTTACGAAGAGGTTTTCAACACCGAATTGGAATGTTATGGCGGCGTTTGGAAAGAACACAACCCAATTACCAAGACAGTCAAAGACGCTTGGAAAAATTACAACCACACCCTATCTTTTACCCTGCCAGCGCTAGGGGCCAGCATCTGGAAAGTGAAGCGTCGTCAAAAAGATTAA
- the pulA gene encoding type I pullulanase yields the protein MDNTIIVHYHSRQGNYFNLSLWQWQDGKWGKDAYFSRFDSFGAVAHVNYPAPYFLSHAYVIVKDQFWKHKTIDYRIDRDYGIPKTEVWLVDGDDTVYYSRQAAVASRSYGRRVAHSFDMAVNSKAFDKRWGFSGWLGFRYQDNQTTFRLWAPTAERVDLILYDSTAERASVARVVPMVRGQKSHPDDHSQNTHGVWELCLEGDYNYQAYRYRVYYRKRTFRDTRDPYAIATTANGRRSIVIDPNHLKPDGFSVKQGEEATWRLDNPNQAVIYEMHVRDFSKSETSGVSPLHRGKFKGLIEKGTRNEFGDKTCFDYVTSLGITHIQLQPLFDHHQVIDEQGEYAYNWGYDPENYNVPDASFTSNPHEPATRILELKEVIQAYHDAGINVIMDVVYNHTFSSRDSAFQLAVPDYYYRMNPNGTFQNGSGCGNETASEKEMYRKYMIDSILYWTKEFNIDGFRFDLMGLHDVETMNLIRQELDKIDPRILVFGEGWDMGVGLAPEDKAKKDNAHKMPGIGFFNDDQRNAVKGAEVYGTFEEGFASGAPTEDIVAKAILGSDELVHYLSPSQVVNYVEAHDNYNLNDLFWALNPNDNKKDHTKRIQLASAMNILMQGICFMQIGQEFLRSKLYPTGERGELTHADKERAMNSYNAPDQVNQIDWKQVTIEKETVTFMKKLIFLKTKTPLFSYQTFEEIRRHVYIEKADRDTGFISFTVDDKRKYKVIFTILRKRLQSCPKHVIIETNDKRFQNDELLMNQLTAMILDITE from the coding sequence ATGGATAATACCATTATCGTTCATTACCATAGTCGTCAAGGCAATTACTTTAATTTAAGTTTGTGGCAGTGGCAAGATGGAAAATGGGGAAAAGATGCCTATTTTTCTCGATTTGACAGTTTTGGGGCAGTGGCTCATGTGAACTATCCTGCTCCTTACTTTTTAAGCCATGCCTATGTGATTGTTAAAGATCAATTTTGGAAACATAAGACCATTGATTATCGCATTGACCGTGATTACGGTATTCCTAAAACAGAAGTCTGGTTGGTTGATGGTGATGACACTGTTTATTATTCAAGGCAGGCAGCCGTTGCTAGTCGCTCCTATGGGCGACGGGTGGCGCATTCTTTTGATATGGCGGTTAACAGTAAAGCTTTTGATAAGCGCTGGGGATTTAGTGGTTGGCTTGGATTTCGTTACCAAGACAACCAAACAACTTTCCGGCTCTGGGCGCCCACAGCTGAACGGGTGGACCTTATTTTATATGATTCAACAGCTGAACGTGCCAGTGTAGCAAGGGTTGTACCTATGGTGCGTGGTCAAAAAAGTCATCCCGATGACCATTCTCAAAATACTCATGGTGTGTGGGAGTTATGTCTAGAAGGGGATTATAACTATCAAGCCTATCGTTATCGCGTGTATTACCGTAAGCGAACTTTTAGAGATACGCGAGATCCTTATGCGATTGCAACAACTGCCAACGGTAGGCGTTCTATTGTTATTGACCCCAACCATCTAAAACCGGACGGATTTAGTGTCAAACAGGGAGAAGAAGCTACTTGGCGACTAGATAATCCTAATCAGGCGGTTATCTATGAAATGCATGTGCGCGATTTCTCAAAATCTGAGACTTCAGGTGTCAGTCCATTGCATCGTGGTAAATTCAAAGGATTGATTGAAAAAGGCACGCGCAATGAATTTGGGGACAAAACCTGTTTTGATTATGTGACGTCACTAGGAATTACCCATATCCAGCTACAACCTCTTTTTGACCACCATCAAGTCATTGACGAACAAGGAGAATATGCCTATAACTGGGGCTATGATCCTGAAAATTATAATGTGCCTGATGCTAGTTTCACCAGTAATCCTCATGAACCTGCTACACGCATTTTAGAATTAAAAGAAGTGATTCAGGCTTACCATGATGCTGGTATCAACGTTATTATGGATGTGGTGTATAACCATACCTTCTCATCAAGAGATTCCGCTTTCCAACTAGCAGTTCCTGATTATTACTACCGAATGAATCCGAATGGGACTTTCCAAAACGGGTCAGGATGTGGCAATGAAACAGCCAGTGAAAAGGAGATGTACCGTAAGTACATGATTGACTCTATTCTTTACTGGACTAAGGAATTTAACATTGATGGTTTTCGTTTTGATTTAATGGGGCTACACGATGTTGAAACCATGAACCTTATCCGCCAAGAATTGGATAAGATTGACCCAAGAATTCTTGTCTTTGGAGAAGGCTGGGACATGGGCGTAGGCCTTGCTCCTGAGGACAAGGCTAAAAAAGATAATGCCCATAAGATGCCTGGCATTGGCTTCTTTAACGATGACCAACGTAATGCTGTTAAGGGTGCAGAAGTTTATGGTACTTTTGAAGAAGGTTTTGCCTCTGGTGCGCCAACAGAAGACATTGTCGCCAAAGCCATTTTAGGTAGTGATGAATTGGTTCACTACCTATCACCTAGCCAGGTAGTCAATTATGTAGAAGCTCACGATAATTACAACCTGAATGATTTGTTCTGGGCGTTGAATCCAAACGATAATAAAAAAGACCATACTAAACGCATTCAATTAGCTTCAGCTATGAACATCTTGATGCAGGGGATATGCTTTATGCAAATTGGTCAAGAATTTTTAAGAAGCAAATTATACCCAACTGGAGAGCGTGGCGAATTGACCCACGCTGACAAAGAAAGAGCGATGAATTCTTACAATGCTCCTGATCAGGTCAATCAGATTGATTGGAAACAGGTGACGATCGAAAAAGAAACCGTCACTTTTATGAAAAAATTGATTTTTTTGAAAACAAAAACACCCCTATTTTCATATCAAACTTTTGAAGAGATTCGCCGTCATGTCTATATTGAAAAAGCTGACAGAGACACTGGTTTTATCAGCTTTACAGTGGATGATAAAAGAAAATACAAGGTAATTTTCACAATCTTAAGGAAACGCTTGCAATCATGTCCTAAGCATGTTATAATTGAAACAAACGATAAGCGCTTTCAAAATGATGAGTTACTCATGAATCAGTTGACGGCGATGATCCTTGATATCACAGAATAA
- a CDS encoding diacylglycerol kinase family lipid kinase produces the protein MKKQMRARLIYNPTSGQEIMKKSVPEVLEILEGFGYETSAFQTKAEKHSALKEARRAAEAGFDLLIAAGGDGTINEVVNGIAPLKKRPKMAIIPTGTTNDFARALKVPRGNPSQAAKLIGKNQTIQMDIGRAKKDTYFINIAAAGSLTELTYSVPSQLKTMFGYLAYLAKGVELLPRISNVPVKITHDQGVFKGEVSMIFAAITNSVGGFEMIAPDAKLDDGMFTLILVKTANLFEIVRLLRLVLDGGKHITDRRVEYIKTSKIVIEPQSDKRMMINLDGEYGGDAPITLENLKNHITFFADTDLISDDALVLDQEELEIEEIVKKFAHEVEDLEQELEE, from the coding sequence ATGAAAAAGCAAATGAGAGCACGTCTCATTTATAACCCAACATCAGGACAAGAAATCATGAAAAAAAGTGTTCCTGAAGTGTTGGAGATCTTGGAAGGATTTGGTTATGAAACATCTGCCTTTCAAACAAAGGCAGAAAAGCATTCTGCTTTAAAAGAAGCTAGGAGAGCAGCGGAAGCTGGGTTTGATTTGCTGATTGCTGCTGGCGGTGATGGTACTATTAATGAAGTGGTTAATGGGATTGCTCCCTTGAAAAAACGTCCTAAGATGGCTATTATTCCAACAGGAACAACCAATGATTTTGCCAGAGCCTTGAAAGTACCAAGAGGTAATCCTAGCCAGGCAGCGAAATTAATTGGTAAAAACCAAACCATTCAAATGGATATTGGCAGGGCTAAGAAAGACACCTATTTTATCAATATTGCTGCAGCAGGGAGTTTGACTGAGTTAACCTACAGCGTCCCAAGTCAGTTAAAAACCATGTTTGGCTACTTGGCTTATCTTGCCAAGGGAGTTGAATTGTTGCCTCGTATCAGCAATGTTCCTGTTAAAATTACCCATGATCAAGGTGTTTTTAAAGGGGAAGTTTCCATGATTTTTGCAGCCATTACCAATTCTGTCGGTGGCTTTGAAATGATTGCCCCTGATGCCAAACTAGACGATGGGATGTTTACCTTAATTTTGGTAAAAACTGCCAATCTTTTTGAAATAGTCCGTCTCTTGCGGTTGGTTTTGGACGGCGGTAAACATATTACAGATCGGCGCGTGGAATATATTAAAACCAGTAAGATTGTTATTGAACCCCAATCTGATAAGCGCATGATGATTAATTTAGATGGAGAATATGGCGGTGATGCCCCAATTACTCTTGAGAATCTGAAAAACCATATTACCTTCTTTGCGGATACTGATTTGATTTCTGATGACGCCTTAGTATTAGACCAAGAAGAGTTAGAAATTGAGGAAATCGTGAAGAAATTTGCTCATGAAGTTGAAGACTTAGAACAAGAACTGGAGGAGTAA
- the ligA gene encoding NAD-dependent DNA ligase LigA, with product MKKRIRELTELLNRYRQEYYTNDAPSVSDSDYDKLYRELVALEKDYPEYVLQDSPTQQVGGTILTGFEKYQHQYPLFSLQDAFSREELDAFDKRVKAEFPNATYLAELKIDGLSISLSYENGLLQVGATRGDGNIGENITENIKKIKDIPHQLSEPLTITVRGEAYMSRQSFKAINEERQENGETEFANPRNAAAGTLRQLDTTVVEKRQLATFLYQEASPTNRSQQDEVLAELADLGFSVNPRRYLSSSMTEIWDFIQTVEAKRDQLAYDIDGIVIKVNSLAMQEELGFTVKAPRWAIAYKFPAEEKEAEILSVDWTVGRTGVVTPTANLTPVQLAGTTVSRATLHNVDYIAEKDIRIGDTVIVYKAGDIIPAVLRVVSDKRQDQVPMWLPSQCPSCQSDLVHFEDEVALRCINPLCPSLIQRSLEHFASRNAMNIAGLGPAVVEKLFLAGFVHDVADIYRLTKDDLLQLEGIKEKSAEKLLAAIEVSKANSAEKLLFGLGIRHIGAKASRLILETYGDLTALLFATEEQIAAIDGLGTVIAKSLVQYFQQEAAALLIEELRTAGVNLIYLGQKVDSSAELFGLTVVLTGKLEKLNRNEAKAKLEALGAKVTSSVSKKTDLVIAGSDAGSKLEKAQNLGIRIEGEDWLCQL from the coding sequence ATGAAAAAACGCATAAGAGAACTGACAGAGTTGCTTAATCGCTACCGCCAAGAATATTATACCAATGATGCCCCCTCTGTTTCAGACAGTGACTACGATAAACTTTATCGAGAATTAGTTGCTCTTGAAAAAGACTATCCAGAGTATGTTTTGCAAGATAGTCCTACTCAGCAGGTTGGTGGAACCATCCTAACCGGTTTTGAGAAATATCAGCACCAGTATCCGCTTTTTAGTTTGCAGGATGCTTTTTCACGTGAGGAGCTAGATGCATTTGATAAGCGTGTCAAGGCTGAATTTCCGAATGCCACCTATTTAGCAGAATTAAAAATTGATGGCTTATCTATTTCCTTGAGTTATGAGAATGGCCTCTTACAGGTTGGGGCAACACGGGGCGACGGCAATATCGGTGAGAATATTACAGAGAATATCAAAAAAATTAAGGATATTCCTCACCAATTGAGTGAACCTTTAACCATCACTGTTCGAGGAGAGGCTTACATGTCTCGTCAGTCTTTTAAAGCTATTAATGAAGAGCGCCAGGAAAATGGGGAAACCGAATTTGCCAATCCTAGAAATGCTGCTGCGGGTACCTTGCGACAATTAGATACAACTGTCGTTGAAAAACGCCAATTAGCTACTTTTTTATATCAAGAAGCTAGCCCGACCAATCGAAGCCAACAAGATGAAGTGTTAGCTGAGTTAGCTGATTTAGGATTTTCAGTTAATCCGCGCCGCTACTTGTCCTCGTCCATGACTGAGATTTGGGACTTTATCCAAACTGTAGAAGCAAAACGAGATCAATTGGCTTATGATATTGACGGGATTGTCATCAAGGTGAATAGTCTAGCCATGCAAGAAGAGCTAGGGTTTACGGTTAAAGCCCCACGCTGGGCCATTGCCTACAAATTTCCAGCAGAGGAAAAAGAAGCGGAAATCCTTTCGGTTGATTGGACAGTGGGACGAACAGGTGTGGTCACGCCTACAGCTAATTTAACACCGGTCCAACTCGCGGGGACAACCGTTAGTCGTGCCACTCTGCATAATGTGGATTATATTGCAGAAAAAGACATTCGTATTGGCGATACAGTGATTGTATATAAGGCAGGGGATATTATTCCTGCTGTTTTACGTGTGGTCTCTGATAAACGTCAGGATCAAGTGCCGATGTGGCTTCCAAGCCAGTGCCCATCTTGTCAGAGTGACTTAGTTCATTTTGAAGACGAAGTGGCTCTGCGCTGTATTAATCCCCTATGCCCAAGTTTAATCCAGAGGAGCTTGGAGCATTTTGCTAGTCGTAATGCCATGAATATTGCTGGCTTAGGTCCGGCTGTTGTGGAAAAACTCTTTTTGGCAGGGTTTGTCCACGATGTGGCTGATATTTATAGGCTTACCAAAGATGACTTGCTGCAGTTAGAAGGCATTAAGGAAAAATCGGCTGAGAAATTACTAGCTGCTATCGAAGTATCCAAAGCGAATTCGGCTGAAAAATTATTGTTTGGTCTAGGGATTCGTCATATTGGTGCCAAGGCCAGTCGGCTCATTTTAGAGACTTATGGAGATTTGACTGCTCTTTTGTTTGCAACAGAAGAGCAGATTGCTGCTATCGATGGACTCGGGACAGTCATTGCCAAATCGCTTGTCCAGTATTTCCAGCAAGAAGCTGCGGCTCTATTAATAGAGGAACTAAGAACTGCAGGAGTAAACCTGATCTATTTGGGGCAAAAAGTTGATAGCAGTGCGGAACTTTTTGGGCTAACGGTTGTTTTGACAGGTAAGTTAGAAAAGCTGAACCGTAACGAAGCCAAGGCCAAATTAGAAGCTTTGGGTGCTAAGGTTACCAGCAGTGTGTCTAAGAAAACGGATTTGGTAATTGCAGGTAGTGATGCTGGTTCTAAGTTGGAAAAGGCACAGAATTTAGGGATTAGAATTGAGGGTGAAGATTGGCTATGCCAGCTTTAA
- a CDS encoding QueT transporter family protein gives MLTLTVRDYVHIALVAALYVVLTITPPLNAISYGMYQFRVSEMLNFLAFYHRKYIIAVTLGCMIANFYSFGLIDVFVGGGSTLVFVTLGVILFGKYQRDYLFNGLFNKAFFYFSFFFAASMLTVAIELYFFGAPFFLTWFTTAVGELASLLIGSLIIDKLAKRITFY, from the coding sequence ATGCTTACATTAACCGTACGTGACTATGTTCACATTGCTTTGGTGGCTGCTCTATATGTGGTCCTAACCATTACCCCACCCTTAAATGCTATTTCTTATGGCATGTATCAATTTCGAGTATCTGAGATGTTGAATTTTCTAGCTTTTTACCATCGTAAGTACATTATTGCAGTGACTTTGGGATGTATGATTGCTAATTTTTACAGCTTTGGGCTGATTGATGTCTTTGTTGGTGGCGGATCGACCCTTGTTTTTGTCACTTTGGGAGTGATTTTATTTGGCAAGTATCAAAGAGATTATCTCTTTAATGGTCTCTTTAACAAGGCATTCTTTTACTTTTCGTTTTTTTTCGCAGCTTCTATGCTTACCGTAGCGATTGAATTGTATTTCTTTGGGGCTCCATTCTTTTTGACTTGGTTCACCACAGCTGTGGGAGAATTGGCTTCGCTTCTGATTGGCTCGCTCATTATTGATAAGCTAGCTAAGCGTATCACCTTTTATTAA
- a CDS encoding endonuclease/exonuclease/phosphatase family protein, whose amino-acid sequence MLNRKFFTYASLLALVAVPTVVEEVVLQQHPVYAEEVLAPKAETPAVTGVKEAGAATTPLTTIEDTKPAPTTSTVPQEAAGMGAEEMSVSPEVLANANGSQPISQVRTSPEGKPYTVTGKIISVVNGWGGNGFYIQDSNGTGLYIYPGKDLGYASGDIIQLTGTLTNFKGELQLKSITAHKKLEGQLPTPVKETTIPELEKANPSTLVKLSNVTVGEIASDKYETSSFKVTDKDGQSVAVRLDNRTGIKTSDLAAKIGSGDVINLTAILSTVDGNLQLKPFTLDQFEVVKQAVRKEDTTPVGKLVKIGDIQGTSHTSPLLKKAVTVEQVVVTYLDDSTHFYVQDLKGDGKVATSDGIRVFAKNAKVQVGDVLTISGEVEEFFGRGYEERKQTDLTITQIVAKTVTKTGTAQVPAPLVLGKDRVAPANIIDNDGLHIFDPEEDAIDYWESMEGMLVAVDDAKILGPLKNKEIYVLPGSSTRHLNNSGGVLLPANSYNTDVIPVLFKKGKQTIKAGDSYKGRLAGPVSYSYGNYKVFVDDSKNMPDLIDGHLKPEKTNLQKDLSKLSIASYNIENFSANPSSTKDEKVKRIAESFIHDLNAPDIIGLIEVQDNNGPIDDGTTDATQSAQRLIDAIKKLGGPTYRYVDIAPENNVDGGQPGGNIRTGFLYQPDRVSLSDKPKGGAKDALSWVNGELNLSVGRIDPTNAAWKDVRKSLAAEFSFQGHKVIVVANHLNSKRGDNALYGRVQPVTFKSEQRRHVLANMLAQFAKEGSKHQANIVMLGDFNDYEFTKTIQLIEEGGMANLVSRHDLADRYSYFYQGNNQTLDNMLVSRNLLGHYDFDMVHVNSPFMEAHGRASDHDPLLLQLSFKKASNDEKVLVVPAPAATGQQKVAAKPLATAPKKVEKTLPKAGEKAGFVMTMLGITSMFASFSLFGKGKEKQ is encoded by the coding sequence ATGTTAAACAGGAAATTTTTCACTTATGCTTCATTGCTAGCGTTGGTTGCTGTTCCTACCGTTGTTGAAGAAGTTGTTTTGCAACAACACCCCGTCTATGCAGAGGAAGTACTTGCTCCTAAGGCAGAAACACCTGCTGTAACTGGTGTTAAAGAGGCAGGTGCTGCAACAACTCCCTTAACAACTATTGAGGACACCAAACCAGCTCCGACGACATCAACTGTTCCACAAGAGGCAGCAGGAATGGGCGCAGAAGAAATGTCTGTCAGTCCTGAAGTATTGGCGAATGCTAATGGTAGCCAGCCGATTTCACAAGTTAGGACTAGCCCTGAAGGAAAACCTTACACTGTAACAGGTAAAATAATCAGTGTTGTCAATGGTTGGGGTGGCAATGGCTTCTACATTCAAGACAGTAATGGTACAGGGCTCTATATCTATCCTGGGAAAGATTTGGGATATGCTAGTGGCGATATTATCCAACTAACAGGTACCCTTACTAATTTCAAGGGTGAGTTACAGCTCAAAAGCATTACTGCCCACAAAAAATTGGAAGGGCAACTTCCTACTCCTGTTAAAGAAACAACTATTCCAGAATTAGAAAAAGCAAACCCGTCCACCCTTGTTAAGTTATCCAATGTAACAGTGGGAGAGATTGCTTCTGATAAGTACGAAACATCTTCCTTTAAGGTTACGGATAAGGACGGTCAGAGTGTGGCGGTACGCTTAGACAACCGTACTGGCATCAAAACATCTGACTTGGCAGCTAAGATTGGTTCAGGTGATGTGATCAACTTGACCGCCATCTTGTCAACAGTTGATGGTAACTTACAATTGAAACCATTTACCCTTGACCAATTTGAAGTGGTAAAACAAGCTGTGAGAAAAGAAGATACTACACCAGTTGGTAAGCTTGTTAAAATTGGAGATATTCAAGGCACTAGCCATACATCGCCACTTCTCAAAAAAGCGGTCACCGTAGAACAGGTTGTTGTCACTTATTTAGACGATTCCACTCATTTTTATGTTCAAGATTTGAAAGGAGATGGCAAGGTCGCGACTTCAGATGGCATTCGTGTTTTTGCTAAAAACGCTAAGGTTCAAGTCGGTGATGTTTTGACCATTTCAGGTGAGGTGGAAGAATTCTTTGGTCGTGGTTATGAGGAACGTAAGCAGACTGATCTTACCATCACTCAAATTGTGGCTAAAACAGTGACCAAAACAGGGACAGCTCAAGTTCCAGCACCGCTTGTTTTAGGGAAAGATCGTGTCGCACCAGCCAATATTATTGATAATGATGGCTTACACATCTTTGATCCAGAAGAAGACGCTATTGATTATTGGGAATCAATGGAAGGCATGTTAGTGGCAGTTGATGATGCTAAAATCCTTGGTCCATTGAAAAATAAAGAAATCTATGTCTTGCCTGGCTCCAGTACAAGACACTTGAATAATTCAGGTGGAGTATTACTTCCAGCCAATTCTTATAACACAGATGTGATTCCTGTTCTTTTCAAAAAAGGCAAACAAACCATTAAAGCAGGCGACTCTTACAAAGGAAGATTAGCTGGGCCAGTATCTTATAGCTATGGCAATTACAAGGTCTTTGTTGATGACAGCAAAAACATGCCAGATTTAATAGACGGTCATTTAAAACCTGAAAAAACAAACTTGCAAAAAGACCTTAGCAAGTTAAGCATTGCTTCTTACAATATTGAGAACTTCTCAGCCAATCCTTCTTCAACTAAAGATGAGAAGGTCAAACGGATTGCCGAATCCTTTATTCATGATCTAAATGCTCCAGACATTATTGGATTAATTGAAGTGCAAGATAATAACGGGCCGATTGATGATGGGACAACAGATGCGACACAAAGTGCGCAACGCCTCATTGATGCCATTAAAAAACTAGGTGGGCCAACCTATCGTTATGTTGATATTGCTCCAGAAAATAATGTTGACGGAGGTCAACCAGGTGGTAATATTCGAACTGGATTCCTTTATCAACCAGATCGCGTCAGCCTTTCTGATAAGCCAAAAGGTGGTGCTAAGGATGCTCTATCTTGGGTTAATGGAGAATTAAACCTCAGTGTTGGTCGAATTGATCCAACCAATGCCGCTTGGAAAGACGTTCGGAAATCATTGGCAGCAGAATTTAGCTTCCAAGGTCATAAAGTCATTGTCGTTGCCAACCATTTGAATTCTAAACGTGGGGATAATGCCCTTTATGGTCGTGTGCAACCAGTCACTTTTAAATCTGAGCAAAGACGTCACGTCTTGGCTAATATGCTAGCACAATTTGCAAAAGAAGGGTCAAAACACCAAGCTAATATTGTGATGTTAGGTGACTTTAACGATTACGAATTTACAAAGACCATCCAATTGATTGAAGAAGGGGGTATGGCTAACTTGGTGAGCCGACATGATCTTGCAGATCGTTATTCATACTTCTATCAAGGAAATAACCAAACCCTTGATAATATGTTAGTTTCACGCAATTTGCTTGGTCACTATGACTTTGACATGGTTCATGTGAATTCTCCATTTATGGAAGCGCATGGTCGTGCGTCTGACCATGACCCATTGTTGCTCCAATTGTCTTTTAAAAAAGCATCAAATGATGAAAAAGTTCTAGTCGTGCCAGCGCCAGCGGCTACTGGTCAGCAAAAGGTGGCAGCAAAACCATTAGCTACTGCTCCTAAGAAAGTAGAAAAAACCTTGCCAAAAGCAGGGGAAAAAGCTGGCTTTGTGATGACTATGTTAGGAATAACCAGCATGTTTGCTTCCTTTAGCCTGTTTGGTAAAGGTAAGGAAAAACAATAA